From a single Candidatus Saccharibacteria bacterium genomic region:
- a CDS encoding type II secretion system protein, which yields MKRRGGYTILEVMIFLAVSSVMFIYAVIAIGGRQKQVQYSQAVRETENQFSDAVNDVASGFFPKQNNIICTKSGSGALERVAFVAGSKEQGSSDSCASVGKVLMFNVDGVEPSQYLLGTLVGVKPPFSQAALPSVIDMKPRLAYDPTPGVGLNLNENKPLKFGIRVTKIFNNASPSKEYGMLAVAAGFDASAASQKNGLMQTVLYASTIGFNQSVDNYAQEIEGLNKLTIEQPAGGVSVCLSYDGRLARIVIGERGDPTNIRSELDFPEGGLCG from the coding sequence ATGAAAAGGCGTGGGGGATACACGATACTAGAGGTCATGATTTTTTTGGCTGTATCTAGCGTAATGTTTATATATGCGGTCATTGCAATTGGTGGAAGGCAGAAACAAGTGCAGTACTCGCAAGCCGTTAGAGAGACCGAGAACCAGTTTTCTGATGCTGTTAACGACGTTGCTTCTGGTTTCTTCCCTAAGCAAAACAATATAATCTGTACAAAGTCAGGCAGCGGAGCACTTGAGAGAGTGGCGTTTGTGGCTGGGAGTAAAGAACAGGGCAGCAGCGATAGTTGTGCATCCGTTGGGAAGGTGCTGATGTTTAATGTTGATGGTGTTGAACCGAGCCAATATTTGTTGGGTACTTTGGTTGGCGTCAAACCTCCCTTTTCACAAGCAGCGCTACCATCTGTAATAGATATGAAACCGAGGTTGGCCTATGATCCAACCCCTGGAGTTGGGCTAAACCTTAACGAAAATAAACCACTGAAGTTTGGTATAAGGGTCACAAAAATTTTCAATAATGCTAGTCCATCTAAAGAGTATGGTATGTTGGCAGTTGCGGCTGGCTTTGATGCCTCGGCTGCATCACAAAAAAATGGTTTGATGCAAACTGTTTTGTATGCATCGACAATTGGTTTTAACCAGTCGGTCGACAATTATGCTCAAGAGATTGAAGGCTTGAATAAACTCACAATTGAACAACCAGCCGGCGGGGTTTCGGTCTGCCTTAGTTACGATGGCCGATTAGCTAGGATTGTTATTGGAGAGAGAGGCGATCCAACTAACATTCGCAGCGAGCTTGATTTTCCCGAAGGAGGACTATGCGGCTAG
- a CDS encoding prepilin peptidase — protein MIEGFVVFMLGAALGSFSLVLAWRTHAGKDWVRGRSSCDRCHKLLGALDMVPVLSWLALGGRCRFCKHKLDPRLFLAELGLGMVALASYLFWPLPLVGIAAWLHFGLWLVVILPLLAALFWYDLTWCLLPERFMRALIIFAGLEAAAQLWAGHMFSVTGLFSALLGGILCGGFFWLLYKASKGRWIGDGDSILGFGLGLLVGSPLAAFILVFLSSIIGTLVSLPLLINKKWGLSKKIPYGPLLIISAIVVQLAGNRLVDWYSRLVFGS, from the coding sequence ATGATTGAGGGGTTTGTAGTTTTTATGCTTGGGGCTGCTTTGGGCAGCTTTAGCCTTGTTTTGGCTTGGCGGACGCATGCCGGTAAAGATTGGGTAAGGGGCAGAAGTAGCTGTGATCGTTGCCATAAGCTACTGGGAGCTCTAGATATGGTGCCAGTGCTTAGCTGGTTGGCTTTGGGTGGTCGCTGCCGTTTTTGTAAGCATAAGTTAGATCCTAGATTATTCTTGGCTGAGCTGGGTCTTGGCATGGTAGCGCTTGCCTCATATCTGTTTTGGCCGCTGCCATTAGTAGGAATAGCCGCCTGGTTGCATTTTGGATTGTGGTTAGTAGTTATTTTGCCACTGCTGGCTGCTTTGTTTTGGTATGATCTGACGTGGTGCTTGTTACCAGAGCGGTTTATGAGGGCGCTTATCATTTTTGCTGGTCTAGAGGCTGCGGCACAGTTGTGGGCGGGCCATATGTTCAGTGTAACGGGGCTTTTTTCTGCATTGTTGGGCGGTATTTTATGTGGTGGCTTTTTCTGGTTGCTGTATAAGGCTAGTAAAGGGCGCTGGATCGGCGACGGCGACAGTATCCTAGGTTTTGGTCTCGGACTTTTGGTTGGTAGTCCGCTAGCGGCGTTTATACTGGTTTTCTTGTCATCGATAATCGGCACCTTAGTGTCACTGCCTCTTCTTATTAATAAGAAATGGGGCTTGAGTAAAAAAATACCCTACGGGCCGCTGTTGATAATATCTGCTATCGTGGTGCAGCTGGCGGGTAACCGGCTGGTTGACTGGTATAGCCGGCTGGTTTTTGGGAGCTAG
- a CDS encoding type II secretion system protein: MGHTKQQLKKGFTIIEVMIVLAIAGLIMLIVLIAIPQLQRNQRNTARKNIVGRIKTEIDSYTGNNNGNIPASAADLTSLTTRYLSGVNLKDPSSGSNMSLTYTTGAGSASPGSIPTGAALPAIGGINYQTSSTCNGESVVTGGTARQYAMWTQLEGGAIQCLDNQ; encoded by the coding sequence ATGGGGCACACTAAACAACAACTAAAAAAAGGCTTCACAATCATCGAAGTTATGATCGTACTAGCAATTGCTGGTCTGATTATGCTGATTGTATTAATTGCCATACCGCAGTTGCAGCGTAACCAAAGAAACACAGCAAGAAAGAACATAGTAGGACGTATAAAAACAGAAATTGACTCATACACAGGGAACAATAACGGTAATATCCCTGCCAGCGCGGCTGATCTGACGTCTCTAACGACACGTTATTTGAGTGGTGTTAATCTGAAAGATCCATCAAGCGGCTCCAATATGTCCTTGACGTATACAACCGGTGCCGGTAGTGCCTCTCCCGGAAGCATTCCTACAGGTGCTGCTCTTCCAGCAATTGGTGGAATAAACTACCAGACTTCAAGTACCTGTAACGGCGAGTCTGTTGTGACTGGTGGAACCGCACGACAATACGCTATGTGGACACAGCTTGAGGGTGGTGCCATCCAGTGTCTAGATAATCAGTAA
- a CDS encoding prepilin-type N-terminal cleavage/methylation domain-containing protein, protein MRLGSRTGDTIIEVLVSMAIIGMVLGASYTMVSRSLGVSRTTQERTEALKYAESQIEQIRALDSTAKTTLYSQTSDFCLDNLAILPSSNTACKKDFYNIAVSKGVGADNSDFFTVKIDWLALGKNAGNPNELKIVYRYDR, encoded by the coding sequence ATGCGGCTAGGCAGCAGAACAGGCGACACGATAATAGAAGTCCTGGTTTCCATGGCGATTATTGGAATGGTGCTAGGCGCGTCCTACACAATGGTTAGTCGGAGTCTAGGAGTTAGTCGAACAACTCAAGAGCGCACAGAGGCGCTAAAATACGCCGAATCTCAGATTGAGCAGATCCGGGCGCTAGATAGTACGGCCAAAACAACGCTCTATTCACAGACCTCCGATTTTTGTTTGGATAATCTGGCGATTTTGCCTTCGTCTAATACTGCTTGCAAAAAAGATTTTTATAATATTGCCGTTTCAAAAGGTGTTGGTGCTGATAACTCGGACTTTTTCACAGTCAAAATTGACTGGCTGGCCTTAGGCAAAAATGCTGGTAACCCAAATGAACTCAAGATAGTTTACAGGTATGACAGATGA
- a CDS encoding type II secretion system F family protein has translation MVTYRYTAKDAVSGKAVKGSVEAENENSATKMVRAQGLTVLELTPKGAGDANIVDRLLNRVKAKDKVIFSRQLSTLINAGLPLVQSLRTVMSQTKNKKLSAVIGQVINDVEGGKALSVSLEKHPSIFNQVYTSLVAAGETSGTLDKALERLANQQEKDAELASKVRGALIYPVIVLLVMGGVVGFMVVAVLPQVKELYKGLPGTNLPFVTRLLLAISDFTIRFWWLVLILVAIAAFFTTRWARTMGGKRAIDTAKLNMWPISGLFKKLYMARFTRTGTTLVASGVPLLQTMQVTSRAIDNVLIEESVVKAAEKVKGGKSLSESIGGDPYFLDLVPQMIKIGEDSGSLEQMLDRTAVYYEKEVDNEVKAISTVIEPVLMIVLGIVSLVIVGAILLPIYGLVGSGALR, from the coding sequence GTGGTAACTTATAGATATACAGCGAAGGATGCGGTTAGCGGCAAGGCAGTTAAAGGCAGTGTTGAGGCTGAAAATGAAAACTCTGCGACAAAAATGGTGCGGGCCCAGGGGCTGACAGTACTAGAGCTGACGCCAAAAGGTGCAGGTGATGCGAATATTGTTGATCGGCTTTTAAATAGAGTGAAAGCCAAAGATAAAGTTATCTTTTCGCGCCAGCTTTCTACGCTTATCAATGCTGGTTTACCTCTAGTACAGAGCTTACGAACAGTTATGTCTCAGACTAAGAACAAGAAACTGTCTGCTGTTATTGGACAAGTAATTAACGATGTCGAAGGCGGTAAGGCGCTATCTGTCTCACTGGAAAAACACCCTAGCATTTTTAATCAGGTCTATACTAGTCTGGTTGCAGCTGGTGAGACTTCGGGTACACTCGACAAAGCTTTGGAGAGGCTAGCTAATCAGCAAGAAAAAGATGCTGAGCTGGCCAGTAAAGTGCGAGGGGCGCTGATTTATCCGGTGATTGTGTTGTTGGTGATGGGCGGAGTGGTTGGTTTCATGGTTGTGGCCGTGTTGCCCCAAGTAAAGGAGCTGTATAAGGGTCTTCCTGGTACAAATTTACCTTTCGTGACTAGGTTGCTGCTTGCGATCTCAGACTTTACGATTAGATTTTGGTGGTTAGTGTTGATTCTAGTAGCTATCGCTGCGTTTTTTACAACAAGATGGGCCAGAACTATGGGCGGAAAGCGGGCGATAGATACAGCCAAGCTAAATATGTGGCCGATAAGTGGCTTGTTTAAGAAGCTTTACATGGCGCGGTTCACTCGAACCGGCACTACTCTTGTTGCTAGCGGTGTGCCGTTACTCCAGACAATGCAGGTTACTTCTAGGGCGATCGACAATGTTTTGATAGAAGAATCAGTGGTCAAAGCAGCCGAAAAGGTTAAAGGCGGCAAGTCGTTATCGGAGTCTATAGGTGGCGACCCTTACTTTTTGGATTTGGTGCCGCAGATGATAAAAATTGGTGAAGATTCCGGATCTTTAGAGCAGATGCTGGATCGCACGGCTGTTTACTATGAAAAAGAAGTTGATAATGAGGTCAAAGCGATCTCGACCGTTATTGAGCCAGTTTTGATGATAGTTCTAGGAATTGTATCGCTGGTTATTGTGGGTGCGATTCTACTGCCAATTTATGGGCTTGTGGGCAGTGGTGCTTTGAGGTAG
- a CDS encoding type II secretion system protein, whose translation MKEKKAFTIIEILIVLAIAGLIMLIVLVAIPQLQRNQRNTARKNVAGRIKVEVDAFVGNNQTNPPSSDNNAATGILTGGGFHSRYLSGVNLKDPSTGSNMVTAAWTADNAVSTVGTIYYVTGRICDKEASTAVGAVAKNYVLMLPLEGGAVLCLDNK comes from the coding sequence TTGAAGGAAAAAAAAGCCTTTACCATAATTGAGATATTGATCGTGCTGGCGATAGCTGGGCTGATTATGCTGATTGTTCTGGTTGCAATTCCTCAGTTGCAGCGTAATCAGCGCAATACTGCAAGGAAGAACGTAGCAGGCCGTATCAAGGTTGAGGTAGATGCCTTTGTTGGCAATAATCAGACTAATCCCCCATCATCTGATAATAATGCGGCAACGGGCATTTTGACAGGTGGTGGTTTCCATTCTCGCTACTTGAGCGGAGTCAATCTCAAAGACCCATCAACTGGCTCAAATATGGTTACCGCTGCATGGACGGCTGATAATGCGGTGAGCACTGTGGGAACCATCTACTACGTCACTGGTCGAATTTGCGATAAAGAAGCTTCAACTGCCGTTGGAGCTGTAGCAAAGAATTACGTTCTAATGCTACCACTAGAGGGTGGCGCAGTGCTTTGCTTAGACAATAAATAA
- a CDS encoding type IV pilus twitching motility protein PilT produces the protein MQGQPRIEILLEEVIKKKGSDLHLQVGLPPMIRVDGALKPVAGAEVLNEEAVEALVFAILDEDQKQLLLKDKEFDFSFAFGDLGRFRVNAFHERGNLAAALRLIPNEILTVEQLGLPAIMNKFADYPRGLVLVTGPTGSGKSTSLAAVVDKINSEKATHIITIEDPIEFTHRSKRSVVVQREVHYDTYSFSTALRSALRQDPDVVLIGEMRDLETIASAITIAETGHLVFATLHTNSAAQSIDRMIDVFPPHQQPQIRAQLSNILMGICSQRLVPTIGGGRTVAAEILVATPAVRNIIREGKTHQLDAVIQTGAEYGMQSMDKTLVQLIHEGTISYDEAKNFAVDIEELDRLMRG, from the coding sequence ATGCAAGGACAACCACGAATCGAGATACTACTAGAAGAAGTCATCAAGAAGAAGGGTAGCGACCTTCACCTTCAGGTCGGTTTGCCGCCGATGATAAGGGTTGATGGGGCGCTTAAGCCTGTTGCGGGAGCGGAAGTTTTGAACGAGGAGGCAGTTGAGGCTTTGGTGTTCGCTATTTTGGACGAAGACCAGAAGCAATTGCTGCTAAAAGATAAGGAATTTGACTTCTCATTTGCCTTTGGCGACTTGGGGCGGTTTCGAGTAAACGCTTTTCACGAGCGAGGGAACTTGGCGGCAGCACTGCGTTTGATACCCAACGAGATTTTGACTGTTGAACAACTTGGCTTGCCAGCAATCATGAATAAATTTGCTGACTACCCCCGAGGTTTGGTGCTTGTAACGGGGCCGACCGGGTCAGGTAAATCGACTAGCCTAGCGGCCGTGGTTGATAAAATTAACAGCGAAAAAGCTACACATATTATTACAATCGAAGATCCAATTGAGTTTACGCACAGAAGCAAACGATCGGTAGTGGTGCAGCGAGAGGTTCATTATGATACTTATTCTTTCTCAACTGCTCTTAGAAGTGCTCTCAGGCAGGACCCAGACGTAGTATTGATTGGTGAGATGCGTGATCTAGAAACTATCGCAAGCGCAATTACGATCGCCGAAACTGGTCACTTGGTTTTTGCGACACTGCACACCAACTCAGCTGCGCAAAGTATTGACCGTATGATTGACGTTTTTCCGCCACACCAGCAGCCACAGATTAGGGCTCAGCTTTCCAACATACTTATGGGTATATGTTCACAGCGTTTGGTGCCAACAATTGGAGGCGGACGCACGGTTGCAGCCGAAATCTTGGTAGCTACACCAGCGGTGCGAAACATTATCCGAGAAGGGAAAACTCACCAGCTTGATGCTGTTATTCAAACAGGTGCAGAGTACGGTATGCAGAGCATGGACAAGACTTTGGTTCAGTTAATCCATGAAGGCACAATAAGTTACGATGAGGCCAAGAACTTCGCAGTAGATATCGAGGAGTTAGACCGCCTGATGCGGGGTTAA